A region of the Rattus norvegicus strain BN/NHsdMcwi chromosome Y, GRCr8, whole genome shotgun sequence genome:
caagcatattcttgttccccttttaaagtaggagtgaagcatttgcctttaagatctgtatggtaagaatatcaagcctctggagaaagaaattgaagaatacctcagaagctggaatatctcccatgctcatggattggcaggattaatatagttaaaatggaCATTTCACCAAAggtgatctgcagattcaatacaatccccatcaaaatatgaatccaattcttcagagagttagacaaaacaatttccaaattcttcTGGATTAATGAAAAATCCAGGATAACGaaaacctcaacaataaaatgacttctgggggaatcactatctctgaactcaagcattattacagagctatagtgataaaattgcatgatattggtacagagacagacagatagaccagtggaatagaattgaagatgcagaaatgaaaccacaaacctatggtcatgtgatttttgacaaaggagctaaaaccatctagtggaagaTAGCAATTTCatgaaatggtgctggttcaatgggAGGTCTGCATGCAGatgaatgcagatcgatccatgcttatcaccctataaaagcttaagtccaaggcaatcaatgacctccacatcaaacaagatgcactcaaactagtagaagagaaagtggggaagcatgtcgaactcatgggcactggagaaaatttcctgaagaaaacaccaatggcttaagctctaagatcaagaatcgacaaaggggatctcataaaactgaaaagcttatgtaagacaaaggacactgtaacTGTTTCTTTTTTACATAAGTGTTTTGCCTACTTTAAATTCTATGTACCGTATACATGCAATTCCAACTGAAGCCAATGGGGTGAGAGAATTCCACATGGAATTGGGTTACCCTTTTGGTTCTATACTTAGGAAATGCTCAAAATGCATGAGCTATGTTTCCAGGCCATGTGCATgacttttaattctttctttttactgcATTAGTTGAACTGGATCAAACTCAACCAAAGAGAGAAGTTTTGTGATACTTACAGGGATACATATATGATATAGAAATGGTCATTGTCTAAACTGCCATTCATCCATGTAGGTTATTCGTGGATACAGCATTATACCTCAGCATCTCTAAACTCTCAAATTTCATCCTTggtgacaatgtagattagacccattagatgtaatgaagaattgaaaaactctacTAGTGCTGAAAGTGGAAAGGAAATCACATTTATGtgtcataaatgcagtgctacgAGCAAGATTCAGACTATTCTGGGGGGTTGCAGCCTGCACTGGAGAAAACAGACATTTGCTGGAAAATGAATCAGTTCAAAAATGGGAAGTGAGAAaggtagttgatattgttctaataGATTtctcaacatttaaaatgtgtatcTTCCAGATCAGTAAATGACTGTTGTAAAGCAACTCCTGCaatgaacttttgagaccaaacatcagcctgagaattaatgtgtgaaagaattAATTCTGTGTCTCCCCAGATTGTTGCTTTGAAACTAAGAGTCAAAAGTATCTATTCTATgattgatacatagatatatacacattatagcagaatggatacagagtttcttcatttCCAAAAATGAGGTATTCATCAGGTGAGTTGGGTCTGCAATATAGGTAAGTTTTGCTGACTCTTGATAACTGAAATCCATCcgtaggagccccatgattgaaagaaagaaaaaacttcagACATCCTGTCTCAGACTTTTATATAGTTCAGTTTTCCTGGTCTTTTTCCacaaaagaaaagacatctggttttccaattcttgtttatcctgtaattcttctacatgatgcactcatgcaaatatattactgtgcattGACAGattactatttctatttttattctgttgacaagaactatagaaaataagaaggactCTATCAAAGACttatatgaaaatcatgctaagggaatgtggccattggaaatttgtaactgatcTGAAACTCTTACTTGACACAAACTGctctaaaaggtcttctctagattcctggtgcaGAAGATGATATTCCCTAACAGAACATAAAGGATGAATGTCTCTGTAGAGAGAAAAGGGGTTTGTCACTATGATCACAGGCTATGGACCACATAATTGGACAATGGGTGGCTATTTGGAAAGACCTAGAATCCATTAATTTATTGATCCAAAAGGCTAGATGACTCATCTGGTCATtagtatatggataaatcttcagaatgCAGGTTCTAAtatctgtgagggtttggtagcaatgtttGTTCAAGCaggaaaaagtaaaagcttcttcCTTCCATATTTTCTATGGGCTTCAAGTAGAAAGCATTGTTAAGCGTACATTGGGATTGtgattctcaaacagaccagtatcttcaactgaacttaattttctgggaagctgcagcTTGTCAGCATGGGTCAGGGGTATGTGAACTGTAAGATCCAGTCTGGGAAGGCGGTTCTGTTCATTGATCTCACCTGTACCTTTTGCAGAAATATGCAAGAAAATCTCAATCAACTCCCTTTCAAACATGGTGttctgggatttgtagacatcacagccactaacaacaccaatgcaattcaagattacttacaacagctTACTGGATTAAGAACAGTTTCTTGGGTTTTGATAGGTAAAGAAAGACTGAATAGGCAGAtgcagtgatctaatctccctccAACAGAACGGGGAGCTGAcgacgtggctgaagcagattggagctctgcagttatgAAAGGGGTGGCAGTAAAAACCCATGCTGACGGAAGACATTCAATCATGCTAAGTCCAGTGCACCTGAGAGATGACGTGCATCATGGAGGATgtctattttcttatgattggaaTTTTCTACAAACTGTTTttttctattcctcagtgctaaaATTTGATGCTGTTTGCCTGAAACCATCAGGTAGGGAAGCTTAACAGATTACACAGGATTGATTACCCATTTTTCATGTGGGgatatgtctctacctctaa
Encoded here:
- the LOC134484265 gene encoding LOW QUALITY PROTEIN: glutaredoxin-1-like (The sequence of the model RefSeq protein was modified relative to this genomic sequence to represent the inferred CDS: deleted 1 base in 1 codon; substituted 1 base at 1 genomic stop codon), which codes for MGQGYVNCKIQSGKAVLFIDLTCTFCRNMQENLNQLPFKHGVLGFVDITATNNTNAIQDYLQQLTGLRTVSWVLIGKKDXIGRCSDLISLQQNGELTTWLKQIGALQL